In Salvelinus namaycush isolate Seneca unplaced genomic scaffold, SaNama_1.0 Scaffold123, whole genome shotgun sequence, a genomic segment contains:
- the LOC120036177 gene encoding putative ubiquitin carboxyl-terminal hydrolase 50 — translation MDDSNGSAANPSGVQGQVMPMEEWDCSSGCGVRGEQGKREDRRLAGVCGLVNSGNSCYMNAVLQCLFSTVPLVEHLLSSHKRSQLAKRNSPVAGVFVHLLQEVWQGQGGTSFTSPEKVRALVSSLHPQFNNQSQQDAQELLLLLLNALHDDLKNKGERRQTRSSQRLCLGRKSLSSAPAAGDSTVVTRLFEGQLSYQMLCLRCDGHSHSNQVFTILSLPIPLDSYKCSLQDCLSLFFQQSTLTCGDQKLCPECGVKRDTAVLTSMAKPPEILVLHLKRFGCHGSEKRKLRTNVLFSLDSLDLTPFLSSPSANHTSYSLYAVVNHTGDLDMGHYTALCHSPLSSSWHHFDDTAVSEVEDFLVQSPNTYILLYSRQPFHRPNIPRI, via the exons ATGGATGATTCCAATGGGAG TGCAGCCAATCCCAGCGGTGTTCAGGGTCAGGTGATGCCCATGGAGGAGTGGGACTGTAGCTCAGGATGTGGGGTGAGGGGGgagcaggggaagagagaggacaggcgGCTGGCGGGGGTGTGTGGTCTGGTTAACAGTGGTAACTCCTGCTACATGAACGCTGTGCTGCAGTGTCTCTTCTCCACTGTGCCGTTGGTGGAACACCTCCTCAGCTCACACAAACGCTCCCAGCTGGCCAA gcgTAACAGTCCTGTAGCGGGGGTGTTTGTGCACCTCCTCCAGGAGGTGTGGCAGGGTCAGGGGGGTACCAGCTTCACCTCCCCAGAGAAGGTGAgggccttggtctcctccctgcaCCCCCAGTTCAACAACCAATCACAGCAGGACGCCCAGGAGCTACTCCTCCTCCTGCTCAACGCCCTGCATGACGACCTCaagaat AAGGGGGAGAGGCGTCAGACACGTTCTTCCCAGCGGTTGTGTCTGGGCAGGAAGTCGCTCAGCTCGGCGCCAGCGGCGGGGGATTCTACGGTGGTGACACGTCTCTTCGAGGGACAACTCAGCTACCAGATGCTGTGTCTGCGCTGCGACGGACACTCTCACAGCAACCAGGTCTTCACCATCCTGTCTCTGCCTATACCACTTGACTCATACAAGTGCTCCCTACAG GACTGCCTGTCGCTGTTCTTCCAGCAGAGTACGTTGACGTGTGGAGATCAGAAGTTGTGTCCAGAGTGTGGAGTGAAGAGAGACACAGCTGTCCTCACCAGCATGGCCAAACCACCTGAGATACTGGTGCTGCACCTCAAACG TTTTGGTTGCCATGGAAGTGAGAAGAGGAAGTTGAGGACCAACGTGTTGTTCTCATTGGACAGTTTAGACCTAACCCCCTTCCTGTCCAGCCCCTCAGCCAATCACACCAGCTACTCTCTCTACGCAGTGGTG AACCACACAGGAGACCTGGACATGGGTCACTACACGGCCCTGTGCCACAGTCCCCTGTCCAGCAGCTGGCACCACTTTGACGACACGGCCGTGAGCGAGGTCGAGGACTTCTTGGTGCAGTCTCCTAACACCTACATCCTGCTGTACAGCCGTCAGCCCTTCCACAGGCCCAACATACCCAGGATCTGA